The Amycolatopsis viridis genome window below encodes:
- a CDS encoding gamma-glutamyl-gamma-aminobutyrate hydrolase family protein — protein sequence MTVVGIVAAHRDWTVAVPRNYVDCVLAAGGVPVLLPVSLTGADLVAAFDQVGALLLAGGGDVDPARYGERPSATLHKVDPERDECEIQAFRLAVAKGLRVLGVCRGAQLMAVATGGRLVQDLPSAGFGGHLDVHRDRTYAGLRHEVKAEPGSRAERVLAGLTEINSHHHQAIADPGELLVPTAWSADGVIEAVEATNLLGVQWHPETAARVDGRHLRAFHWLTGGDRGVPDEL from the coding sequence GTGACCGTCGTCGGCATCGTGGCCGCCCACCGCGACTGGACGGTGGCCGTGCCGCGCAACTACGTGGACTGCGTGCTCGCCGCGGGCGGGGTTCCCGTGCTCCTGCCGGTGTCCCTCACCGGCGCCGACCTGGTCGCGGCGTTCGACCAGGTCGGCGCCCTGCTGCTGGCCGGCGGCGGCGACGTCGACCCGGCCCGGTACGGCGAACGCCCGTCGGCGACGCTGCACAAGGTCGATCCGGAACGGGACGAATGCGAGATCCAGGCGTTCCGGCTGGCCGTGGCGAAGGGCCTGCGGGTGCTCGGCGTGTGCCGCGGCGCCCAGCTGATGGCGGTGGCCACCGGCGGACGGCTCGTGCAGGACCTGCCCTCGGCCGGATTCGGCGGGCACCTCGACGTGCACCGGGACCGCACTTACGCGGGACTGCGGCACGAGGTCAAGGCCGAGCCCGGTTCCCGGGCCGAGCGGGTGCTGGCCGGGCTGACCGAGATCAATTCACACCACCACCAGGCGATCGCGGACCCGGGCGAGCTGCTCGTGCCGACCGCGTGGTCGGCCGACGGGGTGATCGAAGCCGTGGAGGCGACGAACCTGCTCGGCGTGCAGTGGCACCCGGAGACGGCCGCGCGTGTGGACGGCCGCCACCTTCGTGCCTTTCACTGGTTGACCGGCGGAGACAGGGGTGTACCCGATGAACTCTGA
- a CDS encoding glutamine synthetase family protein, translating into MDTVNQIDPDHTRLARELAGQGVKYAVAAWVDVLGRPKSKTVPIDHLPNLLAGSERYTPRGMGGIGRMNPVEDEIAGLPDLSTLQVLPWDRRVAWMVADMSFGGREPYALCPRSILKRQIEAAAEMGYVCQLGVEPEFYVFKPESLDAGSAGLVPISLSEQIRPSPAYDVQSTLDSMPFLDRMCDYLTELGFGVFSFDAEGGDGQYEFDFAHAPVLESADRITLFRLAARQAARECGLYATFMPKPYSDLWGSGAHFNMSLEDRAGVNMFRDETGRQGWSKEAYQFVAGVLHHAPALTALANPTTNSYRRLVDRLADGEISWAPTKISYGYNNRSCMIRLPANRPALENRAVDSAANTYLTAAFMLAAGLDGIRRGLDPGDPRDDLSYTGDIPRLPRTLLEAVEAFRTDPLTAEVFHEAFVRDYAEMKIGEWERAHRDVTDAERDAYLLNL; encoded by the coding sequence ATGGACACCGTCAACCAGATCGATCCCGACCACACCCGGCTGGCCCGCGAGCTGGCCGGCCAGGGCGTCAAGTACGCCGTCGCCGCCTGGGTCGACGTGCTCGGCCGGCCCAAGTCCAAGACCGTCCCCATCGACCACCTGCCCAACCTGCTCGCCGGTTCCGAGCGCTACACCCCGCGCGGCATGGGCGGCATCGGGCGCATGAACCCGGTGGAGGACGAGATCGCCGGGCTGCCGGACCTGTCCACCCTGCAGGTGCTGCCGTGGGACCGCCGCGTCGCCTGGATGGTCGCGGACATGTCGTTCGGCGGCCGCGAGCCCTACGCGCTGTGCCCGCGGTCGATCCTCAAGCGGCAGATCGAGGCAGCGGCCGAGATGGGCTACGTCTGCCAGCTCGGCGTCGAACCGGAGTTCTACGTGTTCAAGCCGGAGTCACTGGACGCCGGCAGTGCCGGCCTGGTGCCCATCTCGCTCAGCGAGCAGATCCGCCCCTCCCCCGCCTACGACGTGCAGTCCACTCTGGACTCGATGCCGTTCCTCGACCGGATGTGCGACTACCTCACCGAGCTCGGCTTCGGCGTCTTCAGCTTCGACGCCGAAGGCGGGGACGGCCAGTACGAGTTCGACTTCGCGCACGCCCCGGTCCTGGAGTCGGCCGACCGGATCACCCTGTTCCGGCTGGCGGCACGCCAGGCGGCACGGGAGTGCGGGCTCTACGCGACCTTCATGCCCAAGCCCTACTCCGACCTGTGGGGTTCCGGTGCGCACTTCAACATGAGCCTGGAGGACCGCGCCGGCGTCAACATGTTCCGCGACGAGACCGGGCGCCAGGGCTGGTCGAAGGAGGCCTACCAGTTCGTGGCCGGGGTGCTGCACCACGCGCCCGCGCTCACCGCGCTCGCCAACCCCACCACCAACTCCTACCGCCGCCTGGTGGACCGGCTCGCCGACGGCGAGATCTCCTGGGCCCCGACGAAGATCAGCTACGGCTACAACAACCGGTCGTGCATGATCCGGCTGCCCGCCAACCGCCCGGCGCTGGAGAACCGCGCCGTGGACAGCGCCGCCAACACCTACCTGACCGCGGCGTTCATGCTCGCGGCCGGGCTCGACGGGATCCGCCGCGGACTGGACCCGGGCGACCCCCGCGACGACCTGTCCTACACCGGCGACATCCCGCGGCTGCCGCGGACCCTGCTGGAGGCGGTCGAGGCGTTCCGGACCGATCCGCTCACGGCGGAGGTGTTCCACGAGGCGTTCGTGCGCGACTACGCGGAGATGAAGATCGGCGAATGGGAACGCGCCCACCGGGACGTGACCGACGCCGAACGCGACGCCTACCTCCTGAACCTGTGA
- a CDS encoding YlbE family protein, with protein sequence MSAHQSEQVDRANARALRLLYDAEPVLVDVRPAIEVIPGMTKDTVLTSGPPLHWDAYTGGQRTAILGGVLHEGLASSTAEAERLLSREAVRVAGCHDFGAVGSLAGVTTASMPVLVVEDAGSGNRGYCTLFEGAAPARLNYGVYDASVQQNLEYLASVIGPALGAAVRLLDGGIPLRPIMARALRQGDELHSRNTAASALFLQEILPGLFDLGADLAREVVAYLTSGDYFFLRPSMAAAKAMADRMYGAEGSSVVTAMAFSCAEFGIRVAGLGPRWFRGPLPEVEHARFFPGHDLGDMEIMGGESLITEVCGLGAFAQAAAFTLQNYQGKPEVMVRRNLEMYRITAGEHEVFKIPFLEYRGTPAGIDVRKVVATGVTPALDVGIAGKGGGQIGAGSFRAPLQPFADACAALDQLN encoded by the coding sequence ATGTCCGCACACCAGTCCGAGCAGGTGGACCGGGCCAACGCCCGCGCCCTGCGCCTGCTCTACGACGCCGAACCGGTTCTGGTCGACGTCCGGCCCGCGATCGAGGTGATCCCGGGCATGACCAAGGACACCGTGCTCACCTCCGGGCCACCACTGCACTGGGACGCCTACACCGGCGGTCAGCGCACCGCCATCCTCGGCGGCGTGCTCCACGAGGGCCTCGCGAGCAGCACCGCCGAGGCCGAGCGGTTGCTGAGCCGGGAGGCCGTCCGCGTCGCCGGGTGCCACGACTTCGGGGCCGTCGGGTCGCTGGCCGGCGTCACGACCGCCTCGATGCCGGTCCTGGTCGTCGAGGACGCCGGATCCGGCAACCGCGGCTACTGCACCCTGTTCGAAGGTGCCGCGCCCGCCCGGCTGAACTACGGGGTGTACGACGCCTCCGTCCAGCAGAACCTGGAGTACCTGGCGAGCGTCATCGGCCCCGCGCTGGGTGCGGCCGTCCGCTTGCTGGACGGCGGCATCCCGCTGCGGCCCATCATGGCCCGCGCCCTCCGGCAGGGCGACGAGCTGCACAGCCGCAACACCGCGGCCTCCGCGCTGTTCCTCCAGGAGATCCTGCCCGGGCTGTTCGACCTGGGCGCGGACCTGGCCCGGGAGGTCGTCGCCTACCTGACCTCGGGTGACTACTTCTTCCTGCGACCGTCGATGGCGGCGGCCAAGGCGATGGCCGACCGGATGTACGGCGCCGAGGGCTCCTCCGTGGTGACCGCAATGGCGTTCTCCTGCGCCGAGTTCGGCATTCGCGTGGCGGGGCTGGGCCCCCGCTGGTTCCGGGGGCCGTTGCCGGAGGTCGAGCACGCCCGCTTCTTCCCCGGGCACGACCTCGGCGACATGGAGATCATGGGCGGCGAGAGCCTCATCACCGAGGTCTGCGGCCTCGGCGCCTTCGCCCAGGCGGCCGCCTTCACCCTGCAGAACTACCAGGGCAAACCCGAGGTGATGGTGCGCCGCAACCTGGAGATGTACCGGATCACCGCCGGTGAGCACGAGGTCTTCAAGATCCCGTTCCTGGAGTACCGCGGCACTCCCGCCGGGATCGACGTCCGGAAGGTCGTCGCCACCGGTGTCACCCCCGCCCTGGACGTCGGCATCGCCGGGAAGGGCGGCGGGCAGATCGGCGCCGGCTCCTTCCGCGCCCCGCTGCAGCCCTTCGCCGACGCCTGCGCCGCCCTCGACCAGCTGAACTGA
- a CDS encoding flavodoxin family protein, which produces MKVVALSSSPRRDGNSWALAQAAGKGVREAGHELDFVHLTDYVDRPLGDCRQCRLSNGSCSVDDGYERLLLDHVLPADAIIYATPLHWYGMTGRLKDFFDRLFCYTSASSPHAEVANAGLMHKRAAVLISCEESYRGATLGLEAQFQELTRYLRQDLVGIVVGVGNSRGEVERDPARPLEAAADLGRRLFDIKVTDYRLDTERSNRVWSPAPPDETY; this is translated from the coding sequence GTGAAGGTGGTCGCACTCAGTTCGAGTCCGCGCCGGGACGGAAATTCCTGGGCACTCGCGCAAGCAGCAGGCAAGGGGGTGCGCGAGGCGGGGCACGAACTCGACTTCGTCCACCTCACCGACTACGTCGACCGTCCCCTCGGCGACTGCCGCCAGTGCCGGCTCAGCAACGGATCGTGCAGTGTGGACGATGGCTACGAACGCCTGCTGCTCGACCACGTCCTGCCCGCCGACGCGATCATCTACGCCACTCCCCTGCACTGGTACGGGATGACCGGCAGGCTCAAGGACTTCTTCGACCGGTTGTTCTGCTACACCTCGGCGAGCTCGCCGCACGCCGAAGTGGCCAATGCCGGGTTGATGCACAAGCGCGCCGCGGTGCTGATCTCCTGCGAAGAGAGCTACCGCGGCGCCACGCTGGGACTGGAGGCGCAGTTCCAGGAACTGACCCGGTACCTGCGACAGGATCTCGTCGGGATCGTCGTGGGCGTCGGCAACAGCCGCGGCGAGGTCGAACGCGACCCGGCGCGCCCGCTGGAGGCCGCCGCCGACCTCGGTCGGCGGTTGTTCGACATCAAGGTCACCGACTACCGGCTGGACACCGAGCGGTCCAACCGGGTCTGGAGCCCCGCGCCACCGGACGAGACCTACTGA
- a CDS encoding aKG-HExxH-type peptide beta-hydroxylase: MTAETLDGAGPVEETLADGVPFGRYRYIAEGVAAVYTNLLTLLAADSAAAKALLDGLDGMSWESRSAVLRDSLVRRTIEDGACRIMMGLDTIDPATLDELLTAAWSAASGNRTLLDGGERGALLGADSRFGYVWTGDHGSDLPGRRFTEEVHKRIPRFRIHGATPEQVDVLARSARLAVRVAPDLATSALSHNFMVVLGAFEAVDHRFNSFTVPGLPGVLILSPDLLSSDAGYTVVAEALFHEAFHLKFLDLDYVHPLFRSGFRQETSPRITPVWHENDPGRGDWPIDRVLTSMHVYLALTVFLNRAATEVPDWENAAARAVQCRTRASWLCDTVQQHLGELTDSGRRFVASIRDMLAELGAVR; encoded by the coding sequence ATGACTGCCGAGACACTGGACGGGGCGGGTCCGGTCGAGGAGACACTGGCCGACGGCGTGCCGTTCGGGCGGTACCGGTACATCGCCGAAGGGGTGGCGGCGGTTTACACCAACCTGCTGACCCTCCTGGCCGCCGACTCCGCCGCGGCGAAAGCCCTCCTGGACGGACTCGATGGGATGAGCTGGGAGTCCCGCAGCGCGGTCTTGCGCGACTCCTTGGTGCGGCGCACCATCGAGGACGGCGCGTGCCGGATCATGATGGGGCTGGACACCATCGACCCGGCGACGCTGGACGAGCTGCTGACCGCCGCCTGGTCCGCCGCGTCCGGGAACCGGACGCTGCTCGACGGCGGCGAGCGCGGCGCCCTCCTCGGAGCGGATTCCCGCTTCGGGTACGTGTGGACCGGCGATCACGGCAGCGACCTGCCCGGGCGCCGGTTCACCGAAGAGGTCCACAAGCGGATTCCGCGGTTCCGGATCCACGGGGCCACGCCGGAGCAGGTCGACGTACTCGCCCGGAGCGCGCGTCTCGCGGTGCGGGTCGCGCCGGACCTCGCGACGAGCGCGCTGTCGCACAACTTCATGGTCGTGCTCGGCGCGTTCGAGGCGGTGGACCACCGGTTCAACTCGTTCACGGTGCCCGGCCTGCCGGGCGTGCTCATCCTGTCGCCGGACCTGCTGTCCAGCGACGCCGGCTACACCGTGGTGGCCGAAGCTCTGTTCCACGAAGCCTTCCACCTGAAGTTCCTCGACCTGGACTACGTCCATCCGCTGTTCAGGTCCGGGTTCCGGCAGGAGACCTCACCCCGGATCACCCCGGTGTGGCACGAGAACGACCCCGGCCGCGGCGACTGGCCGATCGACCGCGTCCTCACCTCGATGCACGTCTACCTCGCGCTCACCGTGTTCCTGAACCGGGCCGCGACGGAAGTCCCGGACTGGGAGAACGCCGCCGCACGCGCGGTGCAGTGCCGCACCAGGGCGAGCTGGCTCTGCGACACGGTCCAGCAGCACCTCGGCGAGCTCACCGATTCCGGCAGGCGGTTCGTGGCCTCGATCCGCGACATGCTGGCCGAACTCGGCGCGGTCCGGTAG
- a CDS encoding IspD/TarI family cytidylyltransferase produces MITGMAKRSHAAAVVLASGSGTRVGADVNKVYLPLAGRRLVSWSLEAFARVPGIRTLVLVTRPQDHDLVEWVLEREFDGAAVEVVHGGRTRQESELKALRHLAERIGSGAVDTVLLHDGARPLASRELIAGVLQAARRHGGAVPGLAADDIMAAVPGGLAKLPAGTAIRAQTPQAFHARPLLDAYEEAARQGFDGTDTSSVMERFSPLPIEWVAGEPENIKVTYAHDLVIAEQVLASANYRR; encoded by the coding sequence ATGATCACCGGTATGGCGAAGCGTTCCCACGCGGCGGCGGTCGTGCTGGCGAGTGGGTCCGGCACGCGGGTCGGGGCCGACGTGAACAAGGTCTACCTGCCCCTGGCCGGGCGGCGGCTGGTGTCGTGGTCGCTGGAGGCGTTCGCCCGTGTGCCGGGCATCCGGACCCTGGTCCTGGTCACCCGCCCGCAGGACCACGACCTGGTCGAGTGGGTGCTGGAACGCGAGTTCGACGGCGCGGCCGTCGAGGTGGTGCACGGCGGCCGGACCCGGCAGGAGTCCGAGCTGAAGGCGTTGCGGCACCTGGCGGAACGGATCGGCAGCGGGGCCGTGGACACCGTGCTGCTGCACGACGGGGCCCGCCCGCTGGCCAGCCGCGAGCTGATCGCCGGGGTGCTGCAGGCGGCCCGGCGCCACGGCGGGGCGGTGCCCGGCCTCGCCGCGGACGACATCATGGCGGCCGTCCCCGGCGGGCTGGCGAAACTGCCGGCGGGCACCGCGATCCGGGCGCAGACCCCGCAGGCGTTCCACGCCCGCCCGCTGCTCGACGCGTACGAGGAAGCGGCGCGGCAGGGGTTCGACGGCACGGACACCTCCTCGGTGATGGAGCGGTTCTCCCCGCTGCCGATCGAATGGGTCGCGGGCGAGCCGGAGAACATCAAGGTCACCTACGCGCACGACCTGGTGATCGCGGAACAGGTACTGGCCTCGGCGAACTACCGGAGATGA
- a CDS encoding dihydrolipoamide acetyltransferase family protein translates to MKEAPLVMPKMSMTMTEGTLVTWHKAEGDQVRAGEVVCEVTTDKVDMEVEATADGTLTRIVAQPEDVVAVGEPIAYLATAADDLLAGLFDAPAPEPEPEPEREPGREPGPEPVPAARSSWVAAVPAARRAAAERGIDLATVTPTGPAATIRLSDLPPAAARPRRSPRAAIARRMTASAQVPQFVVYRDLELTAAGRNWTTVFVQALARALRRHPELNAEWAGGEVRRHDHVGVALAVDTGRGLLAPVLADPDLDDPDTLAARVRDVAGRARAGKLTLAELSGGTTTLSNLGGFGVDAFHALLSPPQATALAVGRVQERVVPVPGGIGVALRCTAGLTVDHRVADGADAARLLDSVQEFLSL, encoded by the coding sequence ATGAAGGAAGCGCCGCTGGTCATGCCGAAGATGTCGATGACCATGACCGAGGGCACGCTGGTTACCTGGCACAAGGCCGAGGGCGACCAGGTGCGGGCCGGTGAGGTGGTGTGCGAGGTGACCACCGACAAGGTCGACATGGAGGTCGAGGCGACCGCCGACGGGACCCTCACCCGGATCGTCGCGCAGCCCGAGGACGTCGTCGCGGTCGGGGAACCGATCGCCTACCTCGCCACCGCGGCCGACGACCTCCTGGCCGGGCTCTTCGACGCACCCGCACCCGAGCCGGAACCCGAACCCGAGCGAGAGCCCGGACGAGAGCCCGGACCCGAACCGGTGCCGGCGGCGCGATCGTCCTGGGTCGCGGCGGTCCCGGCGGCCCGCCGCGCAGCCGCCGAACGCGGGATCGACCTGGCCACGGTCACCCCGACCGGCCCGGCGGCCACCATCCGCCTGTCGGACCTGCCGCCGGCTGCGGCCCGGCCGCGCCGCAGCCCGCGCGCCGCGATCGCCCGGCGCATGACCGCCAGCGCGCAGGTGCCGCAGTTCGTGGTGTACCGCGACCTCGAGCTGACCGCGGCGGGCCGGAACTGGACGACGGTGTTCGTGCAGGCCCTCGCCCGGGCCCTGCGGCGGCACCCCGAGCTCAACGCCGAGTGGGCCGGCGGCGAGGTGCGGCGGCACGACCACGTCGGTGTCGCGCTCGCCGTGGACACCGGCCGCGGCCTGCTGGCCCCGGTCCTGGCCGATCCGGACCTCGACGACCCGGACACGCTCGCCGCGCGGGTGCGGGACGTGGCCGGCCGGGCGCGGGCCGGGAAGCTCACGCTCGCCGAGCTCTCCGGCGGCACCACCACCCTGTCCAACCTGGGCGGGTTCGGCGTCGACGCGTTTCACGCGCTGCTCAGCCCACCGCAGGCCACCGCGCTGGCGGTGGGACGGGTGCAGGAGCGGGTGGTGCCGGTGCCCGGCGGTATCGGCGTGGCGCTGCGCTGCACGGCCGGGCTCACCGTGGACCACCGGGTCGCCGACGGCGCGGACGCCGCCCGGTTGCTGGACTCCGTCCAGGAGTTCCTGTCGTTATGA
- a CDS encoding alpha-ketoacid dehydrogenase subunit beta — protein sequence MTAVAEQTRTLTYAEAVREALAQAMTADERVFLLGEDVGTYGGAFGVTGDLVHRFGEERIRDTPISELGIVGAAVGAALAGMRPVVEIQFSDFTAQAMDQIVNQAAKIHFMLGGAATVPMVLRAPAGSGTGAAAQHSQSLEAWFAHVPGLKVVMPATPADAKALLLAAIADPNPVIVLEHKLLYKQSGPVPEAATPARLGEAAVRRRGTDLTIVATGVMVPRSLEAADELAADGIEASVVDPRSLKPLDGKSIVDDVTRTGRALLVQEAPKTAGFMAEIAATIGESPAFGHLRAPISRLCGLDVPIPYAPQLERAAVPQVADIVRAATDLVRRW from the coding sequence ATGACGGCAGTGGCGGAGCAGACCCGCACCCTCACCTACGCCGAGGCGGTGCGCGAGGCGCTCGCCCAGGCGATGACAGCCGACGAGCGGGTGTTCCTGCTCGGCGAGGACGTGGGCACCTACGGCGGCGCGTTCGGCGTCACCGGCGACCTGGTGCACCGCTTCGGCGAGGAGCGGATCCGCGACACCCCGATCAGCGAGCTGGGCATCGTGGGCGCGGCGGTCGGCGCCGCGCTCGCCGGGATGCGCCCGGTGGTCGAGATCCAGTTCTCCGACTTCACCGCGCAGGCGATGGACCAGATCGTCAACCAGGCCGCGAAGATCCACTTCATGCTGGGCGGCGCGGCGACCGTGCCGATGGTGCTGCGCGCACCGGCCGGGTCCGGCACCGGGGCCGCGGCGCAGCACTCGCAGAGCCTGGAGGCGTGGTTCGCGCACGTGCCCGGGCTGAAGGTGGTCATGCCGGCCACCCCGGCGGATGCGAAAGCGTTGCTGCTGGCGGCCATCGCGGACCCGAACCCGGTGATCGTGCTGGAGCACAAGCTGCTCTACAAGCAGAGCGGCCCGGTACCGGAAGCGGCCACGCCCGCCCGGCTCGGTGAGGCCGCGGTGCGGCGCCGCGGGACCGACCTGACGATCGTGGCGACCGGCGTGATGGTGCCGCGGTCCCTGGAGGCGGCGGACGAGCTGGCCGCGGACGGAATCGAGGCGTCGGTGGTCGACCCCCGCTCGCTCAAGCCACTCGACGGCAAGTCCATTGTGGACGATGTGACGCGCACCGGGCGCGCGTTGCTGGTCCAGGAAGCCCCGAAGACGGCCGGGTTCATGGCGGAGATCGCGGCGACCATCGGTGAGTCCCCCGCGTTCGGGCACCTGCGTGCGCCGATCAGCCGGCTGTGCGGGCTGGATGTGCCGATCCCCTACGCACCGCAGCTGGAACGCGCCGCGGTGCCGCAGGTGGCGGACATCGTGCGCGCGGCGACCGATCTGGTGCGGAGGTGGTGA
- a CDS encoding thiamine pyrophosphate-dependent dehydrogenase E1 component subunit alpha: protein MDLIGNAAAARQALVTMWTIRRFEEAVDDLFARGLMHGTMHLSIGQEAVPVGACLALSDGDYITSTHRGHGHCIAKGARLADMMAELLAKETGYCRGRGGSMHIADVATGNLGANGIVAGGVPIAAGAGLAVKMRGGREVVVSFFGDGAVNEGAWHEGVNLAAIWDLPVVFVCENNHYGMSMSVSRAFRVKQLSERAAAYGIPGVTVDGNDPQAVHDAVADAVTRARAGEGPTLIEATTYRWKGHSKSDKNLYRTREEIEQWRERDPIARFEQRVAATLGDQEIQSCRDEARDAVRAAVRAAHAAPDASADSLTEAVYAR from the coding sequence ATGGATCTCATCGGCAACGCCGCGGCGGCGCGCCAGGCGCTGGTCACCATGTGGACGATCCGGCGCTTCGAGGAAGCGGTGGACGACCTGTTCGCCCGCGGCCTGATGCACGGCACCATGCACCTGTCGATCGGGCAGGAGGCCGTGCCGGTCGGCGCGTGCCTGGCCCTGTCCGACGGCGACTACATCACCTCCACCCACCGCGGGCACGGGCACTGCATCGCCAAGGGCGCGCGCCTGGCGGACATGATGGCCGAGTTGCTGGCCAAGGAGACCGGGTACTGCCGGGGCCGCGGCGGCTCGATGCACATCGCGGACGTGGCCACCGGCAACCTGGGCGCGAACGGCATCGTCGCCGGCGGCGTGCCGATCGCCGCCGGAGCCGGGCTGGCGGTGAAGATGCGCGGCGGGCGCGAGGTCGTGGTCAGCTTCTTCGGCGACGGCGCGGTCAACGAGGGCGCCTGGCACGAGGGCGTCAACCTCGCCGCGATCTGGGACCTGCCGGTGGTGTTCGTGTGCGAGAACAACCACTACGGCATGTCCATGTCGGTCAGCCGCGCGTTCCGGGTCAAGCAGCTGTCCGAACGCGCGGCGGCCTACGGCATCCCGGGCGTGACCGTGGACGGCAACGACCCGCAGGCGGTGCACGACGCGGTCGCGGACGCGGTGACCCGCGCCCGGGCGGGCGAGGGCCCGACCCTGATCGAGGCGACCACCTACCGCTGGAAGGGCCATTCCAAGAGCGACAAGAACCTCTACCGCACCCGCGAGGAGATCGAGCAGTGGCGGGAGCGCGACCCGATCGCGCGGTTCGAGCAGCGGGTCGCGGCCACGCTGGGAGACCAGGAGATCCAGTCCTGCCGGGACGAGGCACGCGACGCGGTGCGGGCGGCGGTCCGCGCCGCGCACGCCGCGCCGGACGCCTCGGCGGACTCGCTGACCGAGGCGGTGTACGCACGATGA
- a CDS encoding NAD(P)H-dependent oxidoreductase, which translates to MSYVDRLRARERELGRPVRVGLVGAGQMGLGFVVQAARIDGMEVAAIADIAPERGVRAFERAGRGGATTEGDLASAVAQGRPVVVDDALALTRLPVDVIVDASGVPEVGAQVAFAGLLAGQDIALLNVECDVTVGLLLARMAAGLGRVYTVCRGDEPAECKALVDYVRDIGFTVVCAGKGKNNPLDPSATPGSVAAEAAAKGMNPHMLASFVDGSKTMIEMAALANGADLTVARRGMTGPYSTVDDLNTVFRPVADGGRLTGTGVVDYCTGPVAPGVFVIGHTDDPVVMAEMAYLGMGPGPYYTFYRPYHLASVEAPLSVAEAVLDRTPSLAPVAWNAEVLAVAKRNLAAGERIDGIGGDTVYGITDSADAARSGGHVPLGLAAGARVLRDVPAGTVLTSADIAVDETTTIASLRRLQERLLQGAPVRDLIPA; encoded by the coding sequence ATGAGTTACGTCGATCGGCTGCGGGCCCGGGAACGCGAACTGGGCCGGCCGGTCCGCGTCGGGCTGGTCGGCGCCGGCCAGATGGGACTGGGTTTCGTGGTGCAGGCCGCGCGGATCGACGGGATGGAGGTGGCCGCGATCGCCGACATCGCCCCGGAACGCGGTGTGCGGGCGTTCGAGCGCGCCGGCCGCGGCGGCGCGACGACCGAGGGCGACCTGGCGAGCGCGGTGGCTCAGGGGCGCCCGGTCGTGGTGGACGACGCGCTGGCCCTGACCCGCCTGCCGGTCGACGTGATCGTGGACGCCAGCGGCGTGCCGGAGGTCGGTGCGCAGGTCGCGTTCGCGGGACTGCTGGCCGGCCAGGACATCGCGCTGCTCAACGTCGAGTGCGACGTCACGGTCGGCCTGCTGCTGGCGCGGATGGCCGCCGGGCTGGGCCGCGTCTACACCGTGTGCCGTGGCGACGAACCGGCCGAGTGCAAGGCGCTCGTGGACTACGTGCGCGACATCGGCTTCACCGTGGTGTGCGCGGGCAAGGGCAAGAACAACCCGCTCGACCCGTCGGCGACACCGGGTTCGGTCGCCGCCGAGGCCGCGGCGAAGGGTATGAACCCGCACATGCTCGCCAGTTTCGTGGACGGCTCGAAGACGATGATCGAGATGGCCGCGCTCGCCAACGGCGCCGACCTGACGGTCGCCCGCCGCGGTATGACCGGCCCGTACTCCACTGTGGACGATCTGAACACGGTCTTCCGGCCCGTCGCCGACGGTGGGCGGCTCACCGGGACCGGCGTGGTGGACTACTGCACCGGGCCGGTCGCGCCGGGCGTGTTCGTGATCGGTCACACCGACGATCCGGTGGTCATGGCGGAAATGGCCTACCTCGGCATGGGACCCGGCCCGTACTACACGTTCTACCGGCCCTACCACCTGGCGAGCGTGGAGGCGCCGCTCTCGGTGGCCGAGGCGGTGCTCGACCGCACGCCCAGCCTCGCCCCGGTGGCGTGGAACGCCGAGGTGCTGGCGGTGGCGAAGCGGAACCTCGCCGCGGGGGAGCGGATCGACGGCATCGGTGGCGACACCGTCTACGGCATCACCGACTCCGCCGACGCTGCCCGCTCGGGCGGCCACGTGCCGCTCGGCCTGGCCGCCGGGGCCCGCGTGCTCCGCGACGTGCCGGCCGGCACCGTACTGACCTCGGCGGACATCGCCGTCGACGAGACCACCACGATCGCGTCCCTGCGGCGCCTGCAGGAGCGCCTCCTGCAGGGCGCGCCCGTGCGGGACCTGATCCCGGCCTGA